The genomic stretch CGGCAGATTCCTCCCAACCGGGGCAACGCCGCCATCGACTGGAGCACGCTGCACAACAAGACGGCGAGCGAGGCCGGCAAGCTCAACCGCCCGCTCGTGCCGCTCGAAGCGGTCATCTACCTCAAGGGCCATGATGGAAGCCGTATCGCCGCCCCCCAGGCCGTGGGCGCGGTGCGGGTGGACTGGTCCGCGCTCGAGCCGGGCGAGGACGTGTCGCACCTGCCCTTGAATCACGGCCTGCACTTGGGAACCCGGGCCTACGTCAACCGCGTCTTCGGCAGCGACTTCGTCGACCTCGCGGGCGACGGTGGCACGAACTGCCCCGTGGCCTACGGCGGCATCCGCACCAAGGACGGCAACTTCCGCAACCCCTTCTGGCGGGAGCCCCAGTCCTATGCCCCCTACGCAACGCCCACGGAGGACGCCAGGGCCAGGAGGCTCTGGGTCCCGGCCTTCACGGACGGCGCCGCGCACCCGAACCGCGTGGGCCGCTCGGGCATCTACCTCCAGCCGTCACTGATTGCCGGCGACCGATACCAGGTGCGCGCGCGGCTCAGCTACGCGGGCCGCGGCAATGCCATGCAGCTCGAAGCCGCCAATCCCGTCTGCCAGTACGAGACGAAGCCCATCGTCGTCTGGCGCCGGGTGGAGGTCTTCGGCATCGTGGGCTGGCCGCTGCGCAACCACGGGAACCTGCCGCAGAAGTGCCGGGACCGCTACGCGGAGGCCTACCTGGAGGTCGACTTCTCCCACACGCTGTACCGGCGCATCTCCCAGGTCATCAACGACACGGACTACTCGGACTGGTTCACCCACATCCGGACGCACGTCAAGCCGACCGTCGCCAACGTCGTCGGCCTGCTGGACACCACGCATGTGCATGACGCCAGCCCCGTCGTGCGGCTCAACCCTCACGCGAAACTCAGCGACACTCAGAAGAACAACATCTGGTTTTTCGTCAGCGACATGTTCAATGAGCTGATCAACACGGCGAACGTCCGCAGCGCCGGCGGCTTCCTGCTCTCGCGCATCTCCGACAGACTCCGCACCGGGGATGCGCCCTGCGGCGGCATCGTCATGCTCGAATACAAGCTGTCGGACGACATCGTGGACGCGCTCGAGACGTCGGACGCCGGAGAGGTGCCCACGACCTCCAACGGCAACGGCGACCTGCTGGGCATCATCGACCAGAGCGCGGATGCGAACCCCGACTTCGTCTTCACCCACGAGGTGGGCCACTGCTTCTGGTTGACCCACCACGAGGCCTCCTCGGGCGTGGTTCCCCAGCACCATGACCCGCTCGACCACAACTGCATGATGAGCTACCCCGACTGGGAGCAGAAGCGGCCGCAATACCCGCATCATGCGCCGGCCCGCTTCGACCCGCACTTCTGCGGCAAGTGCAACCTCAAGCTGCGGGGCTGGGACATCACCCACGATGACATCCTGGCGCTCGACCCGCCCGCGCCGGTCGACCAGCTCAGCACCCTCTTCTATTACGACCGCGCGGACCCCGGGCTGCAGTGGAACGTCGAGCTGGGGCACGTGAGCAATGCCTTCGCCCTTGCCTCACGGGGTCCGTTCCGTGAGCGCTTCTTCGACCGGGACGCGAACTTCGACACCTGGGTGGACCAGCTCGGCGACTGCGACATCTACCACCACGTCACCCACGGGAACGTGCGCTGCTCGAAGCACGCCGTGCGCCTCGCGTCCATGGACATGGCCTATCCCCGCTACCCGACGTGGTGCAGGAATGACCAGTCCAAGGTGGAGGGGCTGGCGGCCAAGGAGGCGGAGATCTGCGTGGAAACCCGCTTCGACCCGGTCGCGCTCACCCAGTGGGCGAAGGAGTCACTCATCATGCCGAAGCTGGGCTGGAGCCTCTTGAGCCCCGACCACACGCTGAGAAGCGTCATCCAGTGGACCGTGGACGACAACGACAGCAGGCGCGACGTCGAGTTCACCTACGAGGCCATCGAGCGGGCCTTCAAGCGCGGCAAGAAGCCACCCCGGCTGCTCGCCTTCTTCAGCTCGTGCCTGATTGGCTGGGAGCACCACTTCGCCCGGCTCTTCATCGACCACGGCACGCCCTATGTCATCGCCTTCCGCAGCCGCTACCAGACCTCCCAGGCCCTGCCCTTCAGCCAGGAGTTCTACCGCATCCTGGCCCTGGGCAAGCTCGAGCCCCAATTCATCCACCGCGCGTTCCAGACCGCGGCGACGGGCCACCCCCACGCCGAGCCCTGCCTGTTCACGAAGGACACCATCCTCCGCTGCATCGCGAAGACCAAGGCGGGCGAGGCGGAGTTCCACGACGTCAAGTGGGACTCCAAGGAGTTCTACGAGCCGCGCTTCCCCACGCAATGACGCACGTCCCTCAAGCGAGTCCCCACCCCACCCTTGACAGTCCCAAGTCCCAGGTCTAACGCAAGGCGCCATGAGCACTCCCCAGTTCCCGCCCTCTCCGACGCGCGCCATCAGCAGTGACGGCCCCTTCCGAGCCCTGCTGCTGGAGAACATCCACCCGTCCGCGGGGGAGATGCTGGCCGCCGAGGGCTTCCAGGTGGAGCGCGTCTCGTCCGCCCTCAAGCCGGACGAGCTGGCGGAGCGGCTGAAGGGGGTGCACCTGCTGGGCATCCGCAGCAAGACGACGGTGCCGCTCGCGGCGCTGGAGCACGCGGAGAACCTGCTGGCCATTGGCGCCTTCTGCATCGGCACCAACCAGGTGGACCTGACGTCCGCCAACACGCACGGCATCCCCGTCTTCAACGCGCCCTTCAGCAACACGCGCAGCGTGGCGGAGATGGTGATTGCGGAAATCATCGTCCTGACGCGGCAGCTCTTCGACCGCAGCCGGGAGGTCCACGCGGGCCAGTGGCGCAAGGTGGCCACCGGCAGCCATGAGGTGCGCGGCAAGACGCTGGGCATCATCGGCTATGGCCACATCGGCTCGCAGCTGGGCGTCATCGCCGAGGCGCTGGGCATGCGCGTCCTCTACTTCGACGTGATGACCCGGCTGCCGCTGGGCAACGCGCAGCCAGCCGTCACCCTGGAGGAGCTGCTCGGCGCTTCCGACTTCGTCACCCTCCATGTGCCCGCGCTGCCCACCACGCACATGATGATGGGCGCCGAGCAGATCGCCCAGATGAAGAAGGGCGCCTGCCTCATCAACGCCAGCCGAGGCACGGTGGTGGACATCGACGCGCTGGCGCGGGCGCTCCAGTCCCAGCACCTGGGCGGCGCCGCGGTGGACGTCTACCCGGAGGAGCCGGAGAGCAACTCGGACGGCTTCGTCACCGCGCTCCAGGGCCTGCCCAACGTGGTCCTCACGCCGCACATCGGCGGGTCCACGGAAGAGGCTCAGGCCTCCATCGGCAAGGAGGTGGCCACCAGCCTGCTGAAGTACTTCAAGGCGGGCGCCAGCACGGGCGCGGTCAACTTCCCGCACATCGAGGCGCCACTCATCCCGGGCACGCACCGCATCCTCAACGTGCACCGCAACATCCCGGGCGTGCTGCGCGACATCAACCGCATCGTCTCCGACCTCAACGCCAACATCCACGCCCAGGTGCTCAGCACGGACGCCAACATCGGCTACCTGCTGATGGACCTGGACCAGGACGTGTCCACCCCGGTGTGCGAGGCCATCGCCGGGCTGGAGACGGACATCAAGACGCGCATCCTGTCCTGATGTCCGGCACCCTCAGGCATCCACGACCTTGCCCGGGTTGAGGATGCCTTGAGGGTCCAGCGCCCGCTTGAGGGTGCGCAGCAGGGCCAGCTCCGCCGGCGCGCGTGAGTAGCCCAGGTAGTCCTTCTTCAGCAGGCCGACGCCGTGCTCGGCGGAGATGCTTCCGCCGTGCTTCTGCACCAGCGCGAACATGGTGGGGTCCGCCTGCTTCGTGTGGGCCAGGAACTCCGCCTTGTCCATGGCGTCCGGCTTCATCACGTTGACGTGCAGGTTGCCGTCGCCGATGTGGCCGAAGAGGCAGATTTCCCAGCCCGGGTAGCGCACGCTGAAGATGGCCTCCAGCTCCGCGCAGAAGGCCTCCAGCCCCGCCACCGGCAGGGAGATGTCGTTCTTGTGCGGCAGGCCGGTGGCGGAGAGGCTCTCGCTGATGCCCTCGCGCAGCGCCCACAGCTCGGCCGCCTGCGCCGCGCCCTGGGCCTGGACGCCGTCCGTCACCAGCTCGCGCTCGAAGAGCGAGCCCAGCCAGCCCTCCACCGCCGCGGCGTCCTTCGCCTCCGCCTCCAGCAGCACGTAGCACTCGCTGGGCGTCTCGAAGGGCGGGCGCAGCTTGCGGTGGCGGCCCAGGCGCGCCATGCACTTGTCGGTGAAGAACTCGTAGGCGGAGATGCTGAAGGCGTTCTGCCGGCGCGCGTCGCGGAACAGGCGCAGCACGGCGGCCACGTCCGGCACCGCGAAGAGGAACACGTCCTGCTTGCCGGGGAGCTGGGTGAGCTTGAGGGTGGCCTCGGTGATGACGCCCAGGGTGCCCTCGCTGCCGATGAAGAGCTGGCGCAGGTCGGTGCCGGTGTTGTTCTTCTCCAGCGCGCCGTTGAGCTCCAGCACTTCCCCCTGGGCGGTGACGACCTGGAGCCCCAGCACCCACTGCCGGGTGAGGCCGTAGCGGATGACCTTCACCCCGCCCGCGTTGGTGGCGATGTTGCCGCCCACCGTGCTGGAGCCCTTGGAGGCGAAGTCCACCGGCCAGGTGAGGCCGTGCTCCGCGCAGTGGTGATGGACGGCCTCCGTCACCGCGCCCGCCTGCACGCGCACCGTGTTGCCGAGCAGGTCCACCGGCCCCATGCGCGTCATGCGCTGGAGGGACAGGACCAGCTCGCCCCGGGCCGCCACCGCGCCGCCGGCCAGCCCGGTGCGGCCGCCGGAGGGCACCACGGCGATGTGATGCTGGTGGCACAGGGCGAGCAGCCGGGAGACCTCGTCCGTCGTTCGAGGGAGCGCCACGGCGGCGGGGGCGGGCGTGTAGACGCGCGTCCAATCACGGCCGTACTCCTGGAGCTCCCCTGGCTCCCGGGTGAGGAAGTCTACGGGGAAGCCCTCGGTGATGGCCTGGAGGAAGTCGGCGGGGAGCGCGGCGGTGGACATGCCTCTAGGCGTATTGCAGCCGGACGGCTGTGACAAGGTGCAGCACGGAGCGCGTTGGCGCCGAATCCGCCAAGGAATCGAAGGGAGGGCGTATAGGGCGTGGGCCCATGGCGGAATCCGCCCGTTTTCAGCCCCTCCGCGAGGAACCTCTTATGTCGAAGTCCCTGTCCCGGCGCATCCAGGCCCTTCCCCTGCTCGCGGCGATGTTCGCGGCCTCCACGGCGATGGCGGAGCGGGCTGAAACCGGCCGGGAATACGTCTTCACGACCGTGGATAGCTACACCGTCCAGCTCGAAGGCACCATCGAGATAACAGGTGTGCTCCAAGGCGAGGCATCTCCCCGAACGCTGACCTTCTCGGCGCCAAACAACACCCAGAACAGTGCGGTGGCGTACCGCGACCGCTGCGACCGACTGGCCCTGCTCGCCATGACCAAACCTGGCGCCTACCTGTTCACCACGTCGTCGGGAGGCAGCATCAGTTACCACCAATTCGCCTGCAACCTGACCCGCGTCCCCTAGCACCGCACGTCGATGGCACGAACGGCGCCCATGGGGACAAACCGAAAGACGTGGCTGGTGTTGACGCTGACCGTGGCGGGACTCCTCGCGGGGTGTTCTCCGGAAGCAGGCCCCACGGAAGAGGACGCGGACGGGGACGGGGTCGCGGACGCGGTGGACTGCGCGCCCGGCGATGCGAGCCGGTGGCGGCTCCTGGAAGGCTCCGTGGACGATGACCGCGACGGTGTGGGCGCTGGCGCGATGCGCGAGGTCTGCGCCGGCGAGCGCCTCCCCGAAGGCTGGAGTCAGCAGAGCGGCGACTGCGCTCCGGGCGACGCGACCCGCTGGCGGGAGCGGGCCGGGCTCTATCCTGACCAGGATGGAGACGGAGCGACCGCGGAAGGCCCGGTGACGGGCTGTGTGGGAGAGCCGCTCGTGGGCTACCGCGAGCAACCCGGCGCGCCGGACTGCGACGACAACGACCCCCGCTTCGCCGCCTCCACCCAGCTCTGGCCGGACGCGGACTTCGACGGCATCGGCAACGGCGAGCCCATCTCCCACTGCGCGGGCAGGGACCTGCCCCGGGGCTACGCGGCGGTCGACGGCGACTGCGCGCCCGACGACCGCGCGCGCTCGACGTGGCGCGACTACGCCCACCGGGACGCGGACGGCGACGGCTTCACCGTGCCCGAGGAAGGCCGGGTCTGCTCTAGCATGACACTGCCCGCCGGCTATGCCCTGGAGGCGCGCGGCCTGGACTGCGACGACACGAACGCCGCATGGTGGCAGGAGCGCACCGTCTACGCGGATGTGGACGGAGACGGCTTCGGCAGTGGTGCCCCCGTCATGCGGTGCACGGGCCGCACGGCGCCTCCCGGCTACGCGCTGGACTCCGTTGACTGCGCGCCGGAGGACGCCACGCGGTGGCAGTGGCGCTCTTATGCCCACCGGGACTCGGACGGTGACGGCGACACCGTGCCCGAACAGGGCGTGACCTGCAGCGGCGCGGAGCTTCCTGCGGGCTACGCCCAGTGGCCCACCGGTCATGACTGCGACGACCGCGATGCCACCGTCATGGTGACCTGGCACGTGTACTCCGACGATGACGGGGACGGCTTCGGCGCGGGCACGCGGCAGACCTTCTGCGCGGGCCGGCAGATTCCCTTTGGGTACTCGGCGGTGAACACCGACTGCGACGACACGGACACCCACCGCTGGAGGTTCCTGGCCTACTCGCACCGGGATGCGGACGGGGACGGCTTCACCGCGCCGGAGGCAGGCACGGTGTGCTCGGGCACGGCGCTGCCGTCTGGCCATGCCACCTCGCCTCGAGGGAACGACTGCGACGACGCGGACCGGAGCGTCCACACCACGGTCCAGGGA from Myxococcus xanthus encodes the following:
- the serA gene encoding phosphoglycerate dehydrogenase, whose amino-acid sequence is MSTPQFPPSPTRAISSDGPFRALLLENIHPSAGEMLAAEGFQVERVSSALKPDELAERLKGVHLLGIRSKTTVPLAALEHAENLLAIGAFCIGTNQVDLTSANTHGIPVFNAPFSNTRSVAEMVIAEIIVLTRQLFDRSREVHAGQWRKVATGSHEVRGKTLGIIGYGHIGSQLGVIAEALGMRVLYFDVMTRLPLGNAQPAVTLEELLGASDFVTLHVPALPTTHMMMGAEQIAQMKKGACLINASRGTVVDIDALARALQSQHLGGAAVDVYPEEPESNSDGFVTALQGLPNVVLTPHIGGSTEEAQASIGKEVATSLLKYFKAGASTGAVNFPHIEAPLIPGTHRILNVHRNIPGVLRDINRIVSDLNANIHAQVLSTDANIGYLLMDLDQDVSTPVCEAIAGLETDIKTRILS
- a CDS encoding FAD-binding oxidoreductase → MSTAALPADFLQAITEGFPVDFLTREPGELQEYGRDWTRVYTPAPAAVALPRTTDEVSRLLALCHQHHIAVVPSGGRTGLAGGAVAARGELVLSLQRMTRMGPVDLLGNTVRVQAGAVTEAVHHHCAEHGLTWPVDFASKGSSTVGGNIATNAGGVKVIRYGLTRQWVLGLQVVTAQGEVLELNGALEKNNTGTDLRQLFIGSEGTLGVITEATLKLTQLPGKQDVFLFAVPDVAAVLRLFRDARRQNAFSISAYEFFTDKCMARLGRHRKLRPPFETPSECYVLLEAEAKDAAAVEGWLGSLFERELVTDGVQAQGAAQAAELWALREGISESLSATGLPHKNDISLPVAGLEAFCAELEAIFSVRYPGWEICLFGHIGDGNLHVNVMKPDAMDKAEFLAHTKQADPTMFALVQKHGGSISAEHGVGLLKKDYLGYSRAPAELALLRTLKRALDPQGILNPGKVVDA